In a single window of the Streptomyces sp. CGMCC 4.7035 genome:
- a CDS encoding phosphoribosyltransferase family protein yields the protein MVFMDRHEAGRQLGAHLQYLRGQDIVVLGLPRGGVPVAAEVAEALDAPLDVCLVRKLGVPFQPELGMGAIGEDGVRVINDAVVRDARVTPQELAQVEEHEREVLERRARRYRGERAPVGIAGRTVVVVDDGVATGSTARAACRIARARGAARIVLAVPVAPRGWTERLGGEADDLVCLDTPLDFYAIGQFYVDFSQLDDEEVAACLRRAAGRAHESADYAGRLEREVEVAAGVARLRGTLTVPEDADGVVVFAHGSGSSRHSPRNQFVAAGLNRAGLGTLLFDLLTEDEERDRANVFDTGLLAARLADTTGWLRGQPEAEGLAIGYFGASTGAAAALWAAAESETHIAAVVSRGGRPDLAGPRLAAVTAPTLLIVGGADLTVIDLNRQAQARLRCENRLALVPGATHLFEEPGALEAVTDLARDWFTDHMAPAHV from the coding sequence GTGGTCTTCATGGATCGTCACGAAGCGGGGCGGCAACTGGGCGCCCACCTCCAGTACCTCAGGGGCCAGGACATCGTGGTGCTGGGCCTGCCGAGGGGAGGGGTGCCGGTCGCCGCGGAGGTCGCCGAAGCGCTCGACGCGCCCTTGGACGTCTGCCTGGTCCGCAAGCTGGGCGTGCCCTTCCAGCCCGAACTGGGGATGGGCGCGATCGGCGAGGACGGCGTGCGCGTGATCAACGACGCGGTGGTGCGCGACGCGCGCGTCACACCGCAGGAGCTGGCGCAGGTCGAGGAACACGAGCGCGAGGTGCTGGAGCGACGGGCCCGGCGCTACCGGGGTGAGCGCGCACCGGTCGGCATCGCGGGGCGGACGGTGGTGGTGGTCGACGACGGGGTGGCCACCGGCTCGACCGCCCGGGCCGCCTGCCGGATCGCCCGGGCCCGCGGAGCCGCGCGGATCGTGCTGGCGGTCCCGGTCGCGCCGCGGGGCTGGACCGAGCGGCTGGGCGGGGAGGCCGACGACCTGGTCTGTCTGGACACGCCGCTGGACTTCTACGCGATCGGCCAGTTCTACGTCGACTTCTCCCAGCTCGACGACGAGGAAGTCGCCGCCTGTCTGCGGCGCGCGGCGGGCCGTGCGCATGAATCCGCTGACTACGCCGGGCGTTTGGAGCGGGAGGTGGAGGTGGCAGCCGGTGTCGCAAGGCTGCGCGGCACCCTGACCGTACCCGAGGATGCCGACGGCGTCGTGGTCTTCGCCCACGGCAGCGGCAGCAGCCGGCACAGCCCGCGCAACCAGTTCGTGGCCGCGGGACTGAACCGGGCCGGGCTCGGCACGCTGCTGTTCGACCTGCTCACCGAGGACGAGGAGCGCGACCGGGCCAACGTCTTCGACACGGGACTGCTGGCCGCACGGCTGGCCGACACCACCGGCTGGCTGCGCGGACAGCCCGAGGCGGAGGGGCTCGCCATCGGGTACTTCGGCGCCAGCACCGGCGCGGCCGCCGCCCTGTGGGCCGCCGCGGAGTCGGAGACACACATCGCCGCGGTCGTCTCCCGCGGCGGCAGGCCCGACCTCGCCGGCCCCCGGCTGGCCGCGGTGACCGCACCCACGCTGCTCATTGTCGGCGGCGCCGACCTGACCGTGATCGACCTCAACCGGCAGGCGCAGGCCCGGCTGCGCTGCGAGAACCGGCTCGCGCTCGTCCCCGGCGCCACGCACCTGTTCGAGGAGCCCGGCGCGCTGGAGGCGGTGACCGACCTGGCCCGCGACTGGTTCACCGACCACATGGCCCCCGCCCACGTGTAA
- a CDS encoding YchJ family protein, which translates to MTTRSCPCGLPEAYEKCCGRFHSGAAAAPTAEALMRSRYSAFVRQDAGYLLRTWHPRTRPARVDFDPGMRWTGLEVLDTADGSAFHSTGTVTFRASYRGGSLHERSRFERVDGAWVYVDGDFLE; encoded by the coding sequence ATGACCACGCGTTCCTGCCCGTGCGGGCTGCCCGAGGCGTACGAGAAGTGCTGCGGCCGTTTCCACTCGGGTGCCGCCGCCGCGCCGACCGCCGAGGCGCTCATGCGGTCGCGCTACAGCGCCTTCGTGCGGCAGGACGCGGGCTATCTGCTGCGGACCTGGCATCCGCGGACCCGGCCGGCCCGCGTCGACTTCGATCCCGGGATGCGGTGGACCGGTCTTGAGGTGCTGGACACGGCGGACGGCTCGGCGTTCCACTCCACGGGGACCGTGACCTTCCGGGCCTCGTACCGGGGCGGCTCGCTGCACGAGCGCAGCCGGTTCGAGCGGGTCGACGGGGCGTGGGTGTACGTCGACGGGGACTTCCTGGAGTAA
- a CDS encoding CapA family protein: protein MHDGVVTLFLGGDVMLGRGVDQILPYPGDPELRETYIRDARAYVGLAEAANGPIAQPVDFRWPWGEALPLLDDAAPDVRVVNLETAVTGDGDFAPGKGVHYRMSPANLPCLAAARPDVCALANNHVLDFGPLGLHETLDALAEAGLRTAGAGRDALAAGRPAVVPLDTGGRVLVFSFGMPSSGIPDDWAATGERAGVDVVTGPTVAAAAAFADRLRQVKRPGDIAVASVHWGPNWGYDVSRSEVRFAHALVDAGVDILHGHSSHHPRPLEVYRDRLVLYGCGDLVDDYEGIGGYERYRDDLRVLYLVSVEPDTGRLVEARMVPLQARAMRLEHASPEDTEWLRAVLDRFSREFATRVERAPDGTLTPRPLRGGQRT from the coding sequence GTGCACGACGGCGTGGTCACCCTGTTCCTCGGCGGGGACGTCATGCTCGGCCGGGGCGTCGACCAGATCCTTCCGTACCCCGGTGACCCCGAGCTGCGGGAGACGTACATCCGCGACGCCCGGGCCTACGTCGGCCTGGCCGAGGCGGCGAACGGGCCGATTGCCCAGCCGGTCGACTTCCGATGGCCCTGGGGCGAGGCGCTGCCCCTCCTGGACGACGCGGCGCCCGACGTGCGGGTGGTCAATCTGGAGACCGCCGTCACCGGGGACGGGGACTTCGCGCCCGGCAAGGGCGTCCACTACCGGATGAGCCCGGCCAACCTGCCGTGCCTGGCCGCGGCCCGCCCCGACGTCTGCGCGCTGGCCAACAACCACGTGCTCGACTTCGGCCCGCTGGGCCTCCACGAGACGCTCGACGCCCTGGCGGAGGCGGGGCTGCGGACGGCGGGAGCGGGCCGGGACGCCCTCGCGGCGGGGCGGCCGGCGGTCGTCCCCCTGGACACAGGCGGACGGGTTCTGGTCTTCTCCTTCGGGATGCCGTCCAGCGGGATCCCGGACGACTGGGCCGCCACCGGGGAACGGGCCGGCGTCGATGTCGTCACCGGCCCCACGGTGGCCGCCGCGGCCGCGTTCGCCGACCGTCTGCGGCAGGTCAAGCGACCGGGGGACATCGCGGTCGCCTCGGTCCACTGGGGCCCCAACTGGGGCTACGACGTCTCCCGCTCCGAGGTCCGCTTCGCCCACGCGCTCGTCGACGCGGGCGTGGACATCCTGCACGGACATTCCTCGCACCACCCGCGCCCGCTGGAGGTCTACCGGGACAGGCTCGTCCTGTACGGCTGCGGCGACCTCGTCGACGACTACGAGGGCATCGGCGGCTACGAGCGGTACCGGGACGACCTGCGAGTGCTGTACCTGGTGTCGGTGGAGCCGGACACCGGCCGGCTGGTCGAGGCGCGCATGGTGCCCCTCCAGGCGCGCGCGATGCGGCTGGAGCACGCCTCACCCGAGGACACCGAGTGGCTGCGCGCCGTCCTCGACCGCTTCAGCCGGGAGTTCGCCACCCGCGTCGAGCGTGCGCCCGACGGAACGCTCACGCCGCGCCCCCTGCGCGGCGGGCAGCGCACATGA
- a CDS encoding dsRBD fold-containing protein, with protein sequence MTRAAGSRPPSAKEWRLRLYLSEHDPDTMARVVLDTGDNVLESRAEAHRNPYDTAVPEIGDELAVGRALISLGRQLLRAASGDIRAAGAEEEPSPAPLWAPRE encoded by the coding sequence ATGACCCGAGCCGCCGGCAGCCGACCGCCGTCCGCCAAGGAGTGGAGGCTGCGCCTGTACCTTTCCGAACACGACCCGGACACCATGGCCCGGGTGGTCCTGGACACCGGTGACAACGTGCTGGAGAGCCGCGCGGAGGCCCACCGGAACCCGTACGACACCGCGGTGCCCGAGATCGGTGACGAACTCGCCGTCGGCCGGGCGCTGATCTCACTCGGCCGGCAACTGCTCCGCGCCGCATCGGGTGACATCAGAGCGGCCGGGGCGGAGGAAGAGCCCTCGCCCGCACCGCTCTGGGCTCCCCGGGAATGA